In Chryseobacterium shigense, the following proteins share a genomic window:
- a CDS encoding phage holin family protein yields MIETIKEYASKRIDLLKIEATEKSSLSAGLITYFVVLLVAFAFFIILFNFGIAFLIGKALDNYSYGFLIVAAFYALIMAFVIAFKNKIVNTVADQVIKFLNH; encoded by the coding sequence ATGATAGAGACTATTAAAGAATATGCATCAAAGAGAATAGATCTTCTGAAGATTGAAGCTACTGAAAAATCCTCTCTTTCTGCAGGGCTCATTACCTACTTTGTAGTGCTGCTAGTTGCTTTTGCTTTTTTTATTATCCTTTTCAATTTTGGAATTGCTTTCCTTATCGGAAAAGCACTGGATAATTACTCATATGGATTCTTAATTGTTGCTGCATTTTATGCGTTGATAATGGCTTTTGTCATTGCTTTTAAAAATAAGATTGTCAATACTGTTGCAGATCAGGTTATTAAATTTTTAAATCATTAA
- a CDS encoding YtxH domain-containing protein has product MSKNGKNTAGILAGLLAGAAAGVILGMLYAPEEGKETRKKIKDKAGDLKDQAKNKYGEVSEKVKDQYSNISSTFKETANNVAHTVKDGYDKYKDQIVSKTADVVKDVEAELNDLKK; this is encoded by the coding sequence ATGTCGAAAAACGGAAAAAATACAGCAGGTATATTGGCAGGACTTCTTGCAGGTGCTGCAGCAGGTGTAATCTTAGGAATGCTTTATGCTCCGGAAGAAGGTAAAGAAACCAGAAAGAAAATAAAAGATAAAGCAGGAGACCTAAAAGACCAGGCTAAAAACAAGTATGGTGAAGTTTCTGAAAAAGTAAAAGACCAGTACAGCAATATCTCTTCTACTTTCAAAGAAACAGCCAACAATGTAGCTCATACGGTAAAAGACGGATATGATAAATATAAAGATCAGATTGTTTCCAAAACTGCAGACGTAGTAAAAGATGTAGAAGCGGAACTGAATGATCTTAAAAAATAA
- the cmk gene encoding (d)CMP kinase, with protein sequence MKKPVIAIDGYSSTGKSSISKVIADKLDIIHLDTGALYRGITWFAIQNCMNEDGSIDLQKLFSSLDQIELEFRNNDNELILYLNHIDISKQIRTTEVSDNVSIVAKQKEVRDFLLQSQRTLAEKGGIIMDGRDIGTVVLPNADYKFFLTASIDERTNRRYFELAGLGIEADREQVKQNLIDRDKIDSEREIAPLKQAEDAIVIDNTSLTKEETIDLILSYIKKI encoded by the coding sequence ATGAAAAAACCTGTAATAGCTATCGATGGGTACTCGTCTACCGGAAAAAGTTCAATCTCTAAAGTCATTGCCGATAAACTGGATATCATACATCTGGATACCGGCGCACTTTACAGGGGAATTACATGGTTTGCCATACAGAACTGTATGAATGAAGACGGCTCCATTGATCTTCAGAAATTATTCTCATCCTTGGATCAGATTGAGCTTGAGTTCAGGAACAATGACAATGAGCTGATTCTTTACCTTAATCATATTGATATTTCCAAACAGATCCGCACCACAGAAGTTTCAGACAATGTAAGTATTGTTGCAAAACAGAAAGAAGTAAGAGACTTTCTTCTTCAATCCCAGCGGACTCTGGCAGAAAAAGGCGGTATTATTATGGATGGACGTGACATAGGGACAGTAGTTCTGCCAAATGCGGACTATAAATTCTTTCTTACTGCCAGTATTGACGAAAGAACAAACAGAAGGTATTTCGAACTGGCCGGCTTGGGCATCGAGGCAGACAGAGAACAGGTAAAACAAAACCTTATAGACCGTGACAAGATCGACAGTGAAAGGGAAATAGCCCCTCTAAAGCAGGCTGAAGATGCCATTGTTATAGACAATACATCTCTCACAAAAGAAGAAACCATAGACCTGATTTTATCTTATATCAAGAAGATTTAA
- the porQ gene encoding type IX secretion system protein PorQ: MKKIVIFSLFLSGIVSYAQTGTNVYPFLNIPVSARQAALGGDAISIRDYDVSFAIANPALLNKDSDKQLSVNGAAYLADSKYGTVAYARDFDNGHMATINARYMSYGSIPRTDESGYENGEFKASDVAIGAGYAYQFEEDWTIGGGINFITSKIDNYTSSAISGTAGVTYHNKKNKEALSLVMRNFGFQLKSFNGTRENLPFRVDLGYTRILKVIPLAVTITAHDLQQFDISQEYNVNGQEVGFGRKLADHFSIGAELFPEKNFNIRLGYNAKRGNELAVADQRNFSGLSGGFGIKFRRFRVDYAHVRYHNSSNVNQIGVSMDLSSHAGE, from the coding sequence TTGAAGAAAATTGTCATTTTTTCATTATTTCTGTCAGGAATTGTTTCTTATGCGCAAACAGGAACAAATGTTTATCCTTTCTTAAACATTCCTGTATCTGCCAGACAGGCTGCCTTAGGTGGCGATGCAATTTCCATCAGGGATTATGATGTTTCCTTTGCTATTGCAAACCCGGCCCTTTTAAATAAAGATTCAGATAAGCAGCTTTCAGTAAATGGTGCAGCTTATCTTGCAGACTCAAAATACGGAACTGTTGCCTATGCCAGAGATTTTGATAACGGACATATGGCAACCATCAATGCCAGGTATATGAGCTACGGAAGCATTCCCAGAACCGATGAAAGCGGGTACGAAAACGGTGAATTCAAAGCTTCGGATGTAGCAATCGGGGCAGGCTATGCTTACCAGTTTGAGGAAGACTGGACGATTGGGGGCGGCATTAATTTCATCACTTCAAAAATCGACAACTACACTTCTTCTGCCATCTCAGGAACTGCAGGAGTTACTTACCATAATAAAAAGAATAAAGAAGCCCTCTCCCTTGTGATGAGGAATTTCGGGTTTCAGCTGAAATCATTCAACGGAACCAGGGAAAACCTTCCGTTCAGGGTAGATCTTGGATATACCAGAATCCTTAAAGTCATTCCTCTTGCCGTTACCATTACTGCACACGATCTTCAGCAGTTTGATATTTCACAGGAATATAATGTAAATGGACAGGAAGTTGGTTTCGGAAGAAAACTTGCCGACCATTTTTCCATAGGTGCAGAACTTTTCCCGGAAAAAAACTTCAATATCAGACTTGGTTATAATGCCAAAAGAGGAAATGAGCTTGCTGTGGCAGATCAGAGGAATTTTTCAGGGCTTTCGGGAGGATTTGGAATCAAGTTCAGAAGATTCCGTGTAGACTATGCTCATGTACGCTATCACAACTCTTCCAATGTGAATCAGATAGGCGTTTCTATGGACCTTAGCAGCCACGCAGGAGAATAA
- the pyrH gene encoding UMP kinase translates to MKYKRILLKLSGEALMGNRQYGIDNERLQEYAAEIKKVVEKGCEVAIVIGGGNIFRGVAGAAKGMDRVQGDYMGMLATVINGMALQGALEDAGIKTRLQSAIEMDKVAEPFIKRRAVRHLEKGRVVIFGAGTGNPYFTTDTAATLRAIEIDADVILKGTRVDGIYDSDPEKNADAVKYNSLSFDEVYAKNLKVMDMTAFTLSHENKLPIIVFDMNKNGNLERIVDGENVGTLVDL, encoded by the coding sequence ATGAAATATAAAAGAATCCTTCTGAAACTGAGTGGTGAGGCCTTAATGGGGAACAGACAATATGGTATTGACAATGAAAGACTGCAGGAATATGCTGCCGAAATCAAAAAAGTAGTGGAAAAAGGCTGTGAAGTAGCCATCGTAATCGGAGGAGGAAATATTTTCCGTGGTGTAGCAGGGGCTGCAAAGGGAATGGACAGGGTGCAGGGAGATTATATGGGAATGCTGGCTACAGTAATCAACGGGATGGCTCTTCAGGGGGCACTGGAAGATGCAGGAATCAAAACAAGACTTCAGTCTGCCATTGAAATGGATAAAGTAGCTGAACCTTTCATCAAAAGAAGAGCTGTAAGACATCTTGAAAAAGGCAGAGTAGTAATCTTTGGGGCTGGAACAGGAAACCCTTATTTTACAACGGATACTGCAGCAACTCTCAGAGCAATAGAAATTGATGCAGATGTGATCTTAAAAGGAACAAGGGTAGACGGAATCTACGACAGCGATCCTGAAAAGAATGCAGATGCTGTAAAATATAACTCACTTTCATTCGACGAGGTATATGCTAAAAACCTTAAAGTAATGGATATGACGGCCTTCACTTTAAGCCATGAAAATAAATTGCCTATTATTGTATTTGATATGAACAAGAACGGGAATTTAGAAAGAATTGTTGATGGAGAGAATGTAGGGACTTTAGTTGATCTGTAA
- the frr gene encoding ribosome recycling factor has product MEELDLILESVKQDMDAAVKHLDHAFQRIRAGRASTSMVQDVMVEYYGAMTPINQVANVSVPDAMTISIQPWDRTAINAIEKAIINSNLGFAPSNNGENIILNVPPLTEERRKELAKQAKVETENTKVTVRNARQDGLKELKKLDGVSEDVVKGVEEEIQTYTDKYVKLCDEHLKNKEAEIMKV; this is encoded by the coding sequence ATGGAAGAATTAGATCTTATATTAGAATCTGTAAAGCAAGATATGGATGCGGCTGTAAAGCACCTGGATCACGCATTTCAAAGAATCAGGGCAGGACGTGCTTCTACATCAATGGTTCAGGATGTAATGGTGGAATATTACGGAGCTATGACTCCTATTAACCAGGTTGCGAATGTTTCTGTACCGGATGCAATGACCATTTCTATTCAGCCCTGGGACAGAACGGCTATCAATGCCATTGAAAAAGCGATCATCAATTCAAATTTAGGTTTTGCGCCTTCTAATAACGGGGAAAATATCATCCTTAACGTTCCGCCTTTAACAGAGGAAAGAAGAAAAGAACTGGCAAAACAGGCTAAAGTAGAAACTGAAAATACAAAGGTAACGGTAAGAAATGCAAGACAGGACGGGTTGAAAGAACTTAAAAAACTTGACGGTGTTTCTGAAGATGTTGTAAAAGGTGTGGAAGAAGAAATCCAGACTTATACAGACAAATATGTTAAACTTTGCGATGAACATCTTAAGAACAAAGAAGCTGAAATTATGAAAGTATAA
- a CDS encoding LptF/LptG family permease produces the protein MLKILDRYIIKTFFGPFFFIFSVLFFIFIVNIIWVQLGQFMGKGLSYWQILKLLFYLGVSVVSLVLPLTILLASIMSFGEFGERYELAAMKAAGISLTRVMAPLLGVATILAVMLFFFSNNIIPDFQKKAKNMLFNIAQTKPALNFTPGQFIDQIPGYMVKFDKIYGENQETLEGVFVHRKASSYENQQSIVAEKGKFVPAANKNFLKLELYNGYIFEDNFAGKGENVRLKQPDQAIKFDTLVSHFDIAELINKAIEKEQITDDYRFQTYGQLNETILKNKKENAAYFTNISSDVLTQTNSVISYMDKTKSKAVAKQQLKLDTVKGDKKLEIISNAYNRLENLKSTASGKKNEFSSNVKYFSKVVIYQQRIISYSVTCIIFFLIGASLGSIIRKGGMGLPVIIAIIIFIVFYVMNLGIENVAWGGGMSPYLAAWLPNLILLPFGIWMTYKALTDSQLFDAEKYKALFKPITKRFAKNKEHERYR, from the coding sequence ATGTTAAAAATACTAGACCGATATATCATAAAAACCTTCTTTGGACCGTTTTTCTTTATATTCAGCGTTTTGTTTTTCATATTTATTGTAAACATTATCTGGGTTCAGCTGGGGCAGTTCATGGGAAAGGGATTAAGCTACTGGCAGATCCTGAAGCTTCTTTTTTACCTTGGGGTAAGTGTTGTCAGCCTGGTGCTCCCGCTCACGATCCTTTTGGCAAGCATTATGTCCTTTGGGGAATTCGGGGAACGCTATGAGCTTGCTGCAATGAAGGCGGCCGGGATTTCCCTGACAAGAGTAATGGCTCCTCTTCTTGGAGTGGCAACGATACTGGCGGTCATGCTTTTCTTCTTCTCCAACAACATCATTCCGGATTTTCAGAAAAAGGCAAAGAATATGCTTTTCAATATTGCCCAGACGAAACCGGCCCTGAATTTTACACCGGGACAGTTTATTGATCAGATTCCGGGGTACATGGTAAAATTTGATAAAATTTACGGTGAGAATCAGGAAACCCTTGAAGGAGTATTTGTACACAGAAAAGCCAGTTCCTACGAAAATCAGCAGTCTATTGTTGCGGAAAAGGGAAAATTTGTTCCTGCTGCCAATAAAAACTTTTTGAAACTGGAACTGTATAACGGTTATATATTTGAGGATAATTTCGCAGGTAAAGGCGAGAATGTAAGACTGAAACAACCGGATCAGGCCATTAAATTTGACACACTGGTTTCCCACTTTGATATTGCTGAACTCATCAACAAAGCCATTGAAAAGGAACAGATCACGGACGACTACCGTTTCCAGACTTATGGCCAGCTTAATGAAACAATCCTAAAAAACAAAAAAGAAAATGCGGCTTATTTTACGAATATCAGTTCTGATGTTTTAACCCAGACTAATTCGGTAATAAGTTATATGGATAAAACAAAATCCAAAGCGGTTGCCAAGCAGCAGCTTAAACTGGATACCGTGAAGGGAGATAAAAAGCTGGAGATTATTTCCAATGCTTACAACAGATTGGAAAATCTGAAATCTACGGCTTCCGGTAAAAAGAATGAGTTCAGCTCAAATGTAAAATATTTCAGCAAAGTTGTTATTTATCAGCAGAGAATTATTTCCTATTCTGTAACATGTATCATTTTCTTTTTGATCGGAGCCAGCTTAGGGTCTATTATCAGAAAAGGAGGAATGGGACTTCCTGTGATCATCGCAATCATTATTTTCATTGTTTTCTATGTAATGAATCTCGGTATTGAAAACGTTGCCTGGGGAGGAGGAATGAGCCCTTATTTAGCGGCCTGGCTTCCCAACCTTATCCTTCTTCCTTTCGGAATATGGATGACGTATAAAGCGCTTACGGATTCGCAATTATTCGATGCCGAAAAATATAAAGCTCTGTTTAAGCCTATTACGAAAAGGTTTGCTAAGAATAAAGAGCATGAGAGATATCGATAA
- a CDS encoding LolA family protein, giving the protein MKNSISKIIVGSFVVGAVGFANAQKIDAKAKKILDDITANYNSKKNSYFKFSFGTGVNGQVTKTEPGIYYAAGDKYKLKIMDTEQIFDGSKIYNINADDMEVTVAKPNAGSSMFSPINYLTTYRNDYNVTYNGKKNVNGVNADFIKLTPVKSNGIQYVYIFVDSAKKQMVKLEQHGNNKDVAVIAIKEYKENQTLDPNMFVFDKNKFKNYIITEL; this is encoded by the coding sequence ATGAAAAATAGTATATCAAAAATCATAGTCGGGAGTTTTGTAGTAGGAGCTGTAGGATTTGCCAATGCACAGAAAATTGATGCAAAAGCTAAAAAGATTCTTGACGATATCACTGCGAACTACAATTCCAAAAAGAATTCTTATTTTAAATTCTCTTTCGGAACCGGTGTTAACGGACAAGTTACCAAAACAGAACCGGGAATTTATTATGCTGCAGGGGATAAATATAAGTTGAAGATCATGGATACGGAACAGATCTTCGACGGAAGTAAAATATACAATATCAATGCAGATGATATGGAAGTTACCGTGGCAAAACCCAATGCGGGCAGCAGCATGTTCTCCCCTATCAACTATCTTACCACTTACAGAAACGATTATAACGTAACCTATAACGGTAAAAAGAATGTAAACGGAGTTAATGCAGATTTCATTAAACTGACCCCTGTAAAATCCAACGGTATCCAATATGTATACATTTTTGTAGACTCTGCAAAAAAGCAGATGGTAAAACTGGAACAGCACGGAAACAATAAAGATGTAGCTGTAATTGCCATTAAAGAATATAAGGAAAACCAGACACTGGATCCCAATATGTTTGTTTTTGACAAAAATAAGTTCAAAAACTACATCATTACAGAACTTTAA
- a CDS encoding FtsK/SpoIIIE family DNA translocase — MDKKTQTKPTESPDKGKILSKPRIFFGLTFILFSAVLAFSFVSYLMNWKADQSQAGTMTDKTIKSSNIFGKVGDWLGNIFIFESIGIASFIIAFLFLVVGTLILKKKTFKPWKTIGHSLFFICWLPIFMGAVTKGQGVLGGVYGYQIMDYLNAIIGPVGLWVVLAASILLYFILEFNLRPSSIKAKLDKINDNTIGKVKSMMPSSEENFEADTELEEEAEEAGLNVTVTDVSNTAKVKEQEPVSVPKGFPEVQPLTNLEPIVTPNQTSFEEEEKPVSLNLNAKPAVPTSSPEQAFDMAPVIPAITPLPPVTPSPSAQDNIKFNVEVAPVVDVLDDSDRKSQELVEKHGLYDHKLDLAGFQMPTVELLKDYGSEEISINKEELEENKNKIVGLLKNFNVGISEIKATIGPTVTLYEIVPEAGIRVSAIKKLQDDIALNLSALGIRIIAPMPGKGTIGIEVPRKNPTMVSMRSVIASQKFQNTDMDLPVVFGKTISNEVFMADLAKMPHLLMAGATGQGKSVGINAILTSLLYKKHPSELKFVMVDPKKVELSLYSKIERHYLAKLPDADEAIITDTNKVINTLNSLCVEMDTRYDLLKNAFCKNLKEYNKKFTERKLNPENGHRFLPYIVLVVDEFADLIMTAGKEVELPIARLAQLARAVGIHLIVATQRPSVNVITGMIKANFPARAAFRVISSVDSRTILDSPGADQLIGKGDMLYFNGNEILRLQCAFVDTPEVERLAEYIGEQKGYASAFLLPEFVSEDSTSTVGAFDPNEKDALFEEAARIIVSTQQGSTSMLQRQLKLGYNRAGRIMDQLEATGIVGGFNGAKAREVIISDLHSLEQFLEDLRN; from the coding sequence ATGGATAAAAAGACACAGACAAAACCGACTGAATCGCCTGACAAAGGCAAAATCTTATCTAAGCCCCGTATATTTTTCGGGCTTACCTTTATACTTTTCTCCGCAGTTCTGGCATTTTCGTTCGTCTCTTATCTGATGAACTGGAAAGCAGACCAGAGCCAGGCAGGAACAATGACAGACAAAACAATAAAATCTTCAAATATTTTTGGGAAGGTAGGCGACTGGCTGGGGAATATTTTTATATTCGAAAGCATAGGAATTGCCTCATTTATTATTGCCTTTTTATTTTTGGTTGTAGGCACCCTTATCCTGAAGAAAAAAACATTCAAACCCTGGAAAACCATCGGACATTCCCTGTTTTTCATCTGCTGGCTTCCTATTTTCATGGGAGCAGTGACTAAAGGGCAAGGTGTACTGGGAGGTGTTTACGGATACCAGATCATGGATTATCTGAATGCCATCATCGGGCCTGTAGGTCTTTGGGTAGTATTGGCAGCAAGTATCCTTTTATATTTCATTCTGGAATTCAACCTTCGTCCAAGCTCTATTAAAGCCAAGCTGGACAAGATCAATGACAATACGATAGGTAAAGTTAAATCCATGATGCCAAGCTCAGAGGAAAACTTTGAAGCCGATACCGAACTTGAAGAAGAAGCTGAAGAAGCAGGTCTTAATGTTACCGTTACAGATGTTTCAAATACAGCAAAGGTTAAAGAGCAGGAACCGGTAAGTGTTCCTAAAGGATTTCCTGAAGTTCAGCCCTTAACGAATCTGGAGCCTATTGTAACGCCTAACCAGACTTCTTTTGAGGAAGAAGAGAAACCCGTCAGCTTAAATTTAAATGCAAAACCTGCCGTTCCAACCTCCTCTCCAGAACAGGCTTTTGATATGGCACCCGTAATTCCTGCAATTACTCCGCTTCCTCCGGTAACGCCGTCACCATCAGCTCAGGACAACATAAAATTTAATGTAGAAGTTGCACCGGTAGTAGATGTATTGGATGATTCAGACAGAAAATCCCAGGAACTTGTAGAAAAGCACGGCCTTTATGATCACAAGCTTGATTTGGCAGGCTTCCAGATGCCGACCGTAGAACTGCTTAAAGATTACGGAAGTGAAGAAATCTCCATCAATAAAGAAGAATTAGAAGAAAATAAAAATAAAATTGTAGGACTTTTAAAGAATTTCAACGTTGGTATTTCCGAGATTAAAGCAACGATTGGACCTACAGTTACTTTATACGAAATTGTTCCGGAAGCCGGGATCAGAGTATCAGCCATTAAAAAGCTTCAGGATGATATTGCATTGAACCTTTCTGCTTTAGGGATCAGGATTATTGCGCCAATGCCAGGAAAAGGAACCATCGGGATTGAAGTTCCGAGAAAAAACCCTACCATGGTTTCTATGCGTTCCGTTATTGCATCGCAGAAATTCCAGAATACAGATATGGATCTTCCTGTGGTATTCGGAAAAACAATTTCCAACGAAGTATTCATGGCCGACCTTGCAAAAATGCCTCACCTATTGATGGCAGGTGCTACAGGACAGGGTAAATCTGTTGGGATCAATGCTATCCTTACTTCCCTGCTTTATAAAAAACACCCTAGCGAACTGAAATTCGTTATGGTAGATCCTAAAAAAGTGGAGCTTTCATTATATTCAAAAATTGAAAGACATTATCTGGCCAAACTTCCGGATGCTGATGAAGCGATCATTACAGACACCAATAAGGTAATCAACACTCTGAACTCTCTTTGTGTAGAGATGGATACAAGATATGACCTTCTTAAAAATGCGTTCTGTAAAAATTTAAAGGAATACAATAAAAAGTTTACGGAAAGAAAACTAAATCCTGAGAACGGTCACCGTTTTCTTCCTTATATCGTATTGGTTGTAGACGAGTTTGCCGACCTTATCATGACCGCAGGAAAAGAAGTTGAACTTCCTATCGCCAGATTGGCACAACTTGCAAGAGCCGTAGGAATTCACTTAATTGTTGCTACACAGAGACCTTCCGTAAATGTAATTACAGGTATGATTAAGGCTAACTTCCCTGCAAGAGCAGCATTCAGGGTAATTTCCAGTGTGGATTCGAGAACGATCCTTGATTCACCGGGTGCAGACCAGCTGATTGGTAAAGGAGATATGCTTTATTTCAACGGAAACGAGATCCTGAGACTTCAGTGTGCCTTTGTGGATACTCCCGAAGTGGAAAGACTTGCAGAATATATTGGAGAACAGAAAGGATATGCATCTGCATTCCTGCTTCCTGAATTCGTTTCTGAAGACTCTACAAGTACTGTGGGAGCATTTGATCCGAATGAAAAGGATGCTTTATTTGAAGAAGCCGCAAGAATTATTGTTTCCACACAGCAGGGATCTACTTCTATGTTGCAGAGACAGCTTAAACTGGGTTATAACAGAGCCGGAAGAATCATGGACCAGCTTGAAGCAACCGGTATTGTAGGAGGCTTTAACGGAGCCAAAGCAAGAGAAGTCATTATCAGTGATCTTCATTCTTTGGAACAGTTTTTGGAAGATTTGCGTAATTAA